A section of the Flavobacterium sp. CG_23.5 genome encodes:
- a CDS encoding carboxypeptidase-like regulatory domain-containing protein — MKYFVVFFFLVLSTAAIAQDIQPSQKVNGIIINNNTRQPLSNVNIININKVRGATTDSRGYFEIDVQPNDTLHFTILGFQSLRVRVTNDWIKNKSTKIQLTEKAIALEEVIIRPFNLTGYLEVDSKLIPTKENYRYSISGLTQGYEAGEYSPNAFGRVLGSIFNPADMLYNFFGKNPKELKKLKEMKKDDTVRNLLESKFDRETISVLLGVDKNELAEILQRCNYSESFIQTANDLQIMDAISGCYEEYKILKKK; from the coding sequence ATGAAATATTTTGTAGTTTTCTTTTTTTTAGTACTTTCCACAGCTGCTATCGCACAAGATATACAGCCCTCTCAAAAGGTTAATGGTATTATTATTAACAACAATACGAGACAACCTTTGTCTAATGTAAATATCATTAACATTAATAAAGTAAGAGGGGCTACAACGGATTCGAGAGGATATTTCGAAATTGATGTTCAGCCAAACGACACACTACATTTTACCATTCTAGGATTCCAATCTTTAAGAGTCCGAGTTACTAACGACTGGATAAAAAACAAAAGCACCAAAATTCAACTTACTGAAAAAGCCATTGCGTTGGAAGAAGTAATCATAAGACCTTTTAATTTAACTGGATATCTTGAAGTTGATTCAAAATTAATCCCTACTAAAGAGAATTACCGTTATAGCATTTCGGGTTTAACCCAAGGTTATGAAGCGGGAGAATATTCACCAAATGCCTTTGGAAGAGTATTGGGCTCCATTTTTAATCCTGCAGATATGCTTTATAATTTCTTTGGTAAAAATCCAAAAGAACTCAAAAAGCTAAAAGAAATGAAGAAGGACGATACCGTGCGAAATCTGTTAGAATCTAAATTCGACAGAGAAACCATATCAGTACTTCTTGGAGTTGATAAAAATGAATTAGCCGAAATTCTACAACGATGCAATTATTCTGAATCGTTTATACAGACAGCAAATGATTTACAAATTATGGATGCCATTAGCGGTTGCTATGAAGAATATAAAATTCTAAAGAAGAAATAA